From a single Vespa crabro chromosome 22, iyVesCrab1.2, whole genome shotgun sequence genomic region:
- the LOC124431686 gene encoding KH domain-containing protein akap-1, translating into MSSTHIQIVKWSFPAFALLIGLLWYKRRRVDRADPGGISTLNVKETNNDVNTKLYSIPSNEDLNLSDSGIHANDSFSSLFVKSIDEPIDNTEDISAKVDISIRRSATSPISVPSAKSLEDNQDWYKDVETISNMEIQLGSNPNISNFDVIARSMGATAYSNDISNDKKIEKIFKDIPEEKESSNVHEITSSSIDKQEEINHPSIFTESKEQLQNYPAEEENKIQTQALSERDSANYSPVSGVLEGSVTDEARSEGSTDSGKGGSIKGQIKDVSLYSVYEFCICQNLVGRLIGRHGSFLQNICAKAGVHIMVKRHHTLRDQKICVIQGSIESITIALDIIRQRFPEKKYPSVTLEQILPVVIPEEIPVLPELTQLSLVEGVNNDVLVCHISKPNRLFLHIPTHPTYPSLRLLDANMTQLYNSTESPMVTDELTKGMILVANWYDRWVRVYVEDPDPRGEMTLVRLVDHGGYWTFRNANMRKIRSDFLSLPFQAIEVFLANLQPKNGDWEQEAYNIVGRMCSGIIGQAQIVAYINANVYINFFLNIPKHGVISLADELIARGYAESVSLECLVSDEDTVVAS; encoded by the exons ATGTCATCCACGCATATTCAAATTGTAAAGTGGAGCTTTCCTGCTTTTGCTTTGCTCATTGGCCTTCTCTGGTACAAACGAAGACGCGTAGACCGAGCTGATCCTGGTGGAATTAGCACGTTAAACGTGAAAGAGACTAACAATGATGTAAATACTAAGTTATATAGTATTCCTTCAAATGAAGACTTAAATCTATCTGATTCTGGTATACATGCCAATGATTCTTTCTCAAGTTTATTCGTTAAAAGCATAGATGAACCCATTGATAATACTGAAGATATTAGCGCAAAAGTAGATATTTCAATTAGGAGATCAGCCACGTCACCTATTTCTGTGCCATCAGCAAAATCTTTAGAGGATAATCAGGATTGGTATAAGGACGTTGAAACAATTTCAAATATGGAGATACAATTGGGAAGTAATCCTAACATCAGTAATTTCGATGTGATAGCGAGAAGTATGGGTGCAACTGCATATTCCAATGATATctctaacgataaaaaaatagagaaaatattcaaagatattcctgaagaaaaagaatcaagtAATGTCCATGAAATAACATCATCTTCTATAGATAAACAAGAGGAGATAAATCATCCGTCTATTTTCACCGAATCAAAGGAACAACTTCAAAATTATCCGgcagaggaagaaaataaaattcaaacacAAGCATTATCCGAAAGAGATTCTGCAAATTATAGTCCGGTTTCTGGAGTTTTAGAGGGAAGTGTTACGGATGAAGCTAGAAGTGAAGGAAGTACGGATAGTGGAAAAG GTGGAAGCATCAAAGGACAAATAAAAGATGTTTCGTTATATTCTGTCTATGAATTTTGTATATGTCAGAATTTAGTTGGTAGGCTTATTGGCCGTCATGGTAGTTTCTTACAAAACATATGTGCAAAAGCTGGCGTTCATATAATGGTAAAACGTCATCATACATTAAGAGATCAAAAAATCTGTGTTATCCAAGGTTCAATAGAAAGCATTACAATTGCTTTGGATATTATAAGGCAAAGATTTCCAGAGAAAAAATATCCCTCTGTAACACTCGAACAAATTTTACCCGTGGTAATACCAGAAGAAATACCTGTACTTCCTGAATTAACGCAATTGTCTTTAGTCGAAGGggttaataacgatgtttTGGTGTGTCATATATCAAAACCAAACAGATTATTTCTACATATTCCTACACACCCGACATACCCTTCGTTAAGACTTTTAGATGCAAATATGACCCAACTATACAATTCTACGGAATCACCTATGGTTACAGACGAACTTACAA AAGGAATGATCCTTGTTGCTAATTGGTATGACAGATGGGTTAGAGTATATGTTGAAGATCCAGATCCACGTGGAGAAATGACTTTAGTACGACTCGTTGACCATGGTGGTTATTGGACTTTCCGCAATGCTAACATGAGAAAAATAAGGTCAGATTTTCTTAGTCTACCTTTTCAAGCGATTGAAGTATTTCTCGCTAATTTACAACCAAAAAATG GTGATTGGGAACAAGAGGCATACAATATTGTTGGGCGGATGTGTTCAGGAATCATTGGACAGGCCCAAATTGTAGCCTATATTAATGCAAATGTGtacattaattttttccttaataTTCCAAAACACGGG gtGATATCTCTTGCCGATGAATTAATAGCACGTGGATACGCAGAATCTGTATCTTTAGAGTGCTTAGTATCGGACGAAGATACAGTTGTTGCTTCGTAG